Genomic DNA from uncultured Acetobacterium sp.:
ACGGCTATTGTAGTTAAATTATACCATAAAACGAATCATAAAACGGATAAAATTTGACATCTGGACAATTAATCCGAAGAGCCTATTTACTTTAGTCAATCGTGGTCACTATTGTCATATCCTATTTTATTCTTCAATCAACACTTATGGAACAAATTTAGTTGTGATTGATCTTCCTCCATTATATAATAAATTATTAGTAATTGCTAAAATGCCGTAAGCTTTGAATTTAGTTTTGCAATTGCCTAATAATGATTTGTATAAATATAACGGAGGTAACCCTGTGACAAAAGTACTAATTTTAACATCCAGGAAACGCATGGAGAAATTTTCTGATTTATCTGAACTCCCCAAAGACTGGGAACTTATCTACGGAGAAGAGCTGATTACCGATAGCGACGTATTAAACGCTGCCAGTGATGCCGATTTCATTTTTGCTGATGCCGTCCGGGAAGTTAGCAAAACCCTGATTGATAACATGCCCCATCTCAAACTGATCCATTCGGAAGGAGTGGGCTTTAATAAAATTGATATAACTGCTGCCCGAGAAAAAGGTGTCTATGTATGCAATAATACAGCGGTCAATTCTACCGCCGTGGCCGAACACACCATCCTGCTGATGTTAGCACTCCAACGGCGACTGCTGGAAGGTGATCAGATGGTTCGCAATGGGCAACAGATCCAGGCTAAGGGGTCCTTTATTCTGGATGGTATTCCTGAACTGGGTTCCTGTCATGTGGGACTGGTTGGTATGGGTTCCATCGCCATGGAAACGGCCAAGCGCTTAAAGCCCTTTGGTTCAAAACTCAGCTATTTTAATCGTTCAA
This window encodes:
- a CDS encoding 2-hydroxyacid dehydrogenase, translating into MTKVLILTSRKRMEKFSDLSELPKDWELIYGEELITDSDVLNAASDADFIFADAVREVSKTLIDNMPHLKLIHSEGVGFNKIDITAAREKGVYVCNNTAVNSTAVAEHTILLMLALQRRLLEGDQMVRNGQQIQAKGSFILDGIPELGSCHVGLVGMGSIAMETAKRLKPFGSKLSYFNRSRKSEAENELGMTYLPLEELCQQCDIISLHLPVTSETTGLINTSLLMLMKPTALLINTARGELVVQEDLVTALISGQIAGAGLDTMYPEPVTLDNPLLNLPEACHYQLLFSPHIAGTTKQAFEKMHRTVWSNILAVSKGNRPINIVNS